ATAACCTGAAAGGGTTTATGTACTAAATGGGGCAAAAACAActgcttgatttaaaaaaaaatgtgatagtTAATACGATTTGTCTATATGATGATGTAAATATTAGTCATGGCTTCTGCTTTCTTTCAGGCAATAGGTTGGTCCATCCTTCTCTGCCTCATTTTTCTGGGTGCAGTGGCTCGAGTCATTAAACCATGCTTCAATCATGCCACGTTTCTTCAGACACGCTACTGGAGCAATTACTTGGATGTTGAGGCAAAGCTTTTTGATGAGACTTGTGTCCATCATGCCAGAGAGTTTGCGAAAAAATGTGTAGTGCATTTCTTTGAAAATATTGAGGATGATGTGATGCTCAGGCTGCCACTCTCCCCCAGCTTCAGATTTAAGAAAAGCCCTGATGAGACTGAGGAACAAGATGAGCGTCTCCATCATGTGACCAGGAAAGATCAGGTGGATCACTTGCTCGAATCCTGGTTCCAGTGCAGACCTGAGCTGGATGTGACCAAGATGGTGTACAGGCCCACTAAATGTATTACTTGGGAAGATCCTAATGGACATATACTTTACTCAGATGTGTGAAGTGACAGTAAAATAATATActagtgcatatatatatatatgaaggaTCAAATGTAAGATATAAAACTGTattagatttgaaatgaatttagCTCTCAATTGTGTGGCCTCCTGTTGTAAGGGAAATTTCACAGTCATCCCAGAAAACAAAGTTCCTCTAAAACCTTTACCTTAAATCGAAAtaagtgaaatattttatattttgcttatatttctaaaaatgttcCACAAAGCCTCAAGTAAAGCCTCAAGTAAAACAATTACGCTACCTCTTTGTTACaacagttgtaaaaaaaaaatgatgtataaTAAAGATATTGCATAAagatatataaacaaaaatgaattttcTACACCTGACAATTGTATGAACTGCAAGGTTTGCATCAGACTTTTAGCCAGACGAGTTAGAAACCTTGCATGCTGAGATTTGCCTGTGCCAGGACTGGATTTGTTTAGTTTTGCATGGCTCTCCCCACACACATTACTCAGCATTGACATGCATATGAATATGATGCAAATGTGGTAGAGATTCATatgtcagtaaataaaataaagagatttTAACGCTTATTGATCTTGACATCAGTGGCTTTCTTCTCTGAGCTGCGTGCAGCAGATAGGCTAGTACTGGTTCTAACCATGTGCTTGATCGTTTAACTGTCGCAATACTGATCTAAATAAAATCTGAGCTGATATCAAAGTAGGTAGTGCAGCATTGACAAATATTCTCACAATGTTTAAAGAACTAAATAAGATTCTAATAAAATTACATTGAGGACGCATTGGGCGGTAAGGAGTGGCCAAAGTTGTGCTTCAGCACGGctacgtcccaaaccacatgttAGCCTCCTAAATAGCATGTCAAAAATGTAGGCCAGCTGACGTAATGTTGTGACATAAGCCTACAGGTCACTACGGTAGTGTGGTGTTTGGGACGAAGCCCAGGTGTGCGCTCCTGCGTGCGCAAAGGCGACTCTTCACTTCTGCGCGTAAAGACAATCAGCTCACCTGTTCTGGTAAACCATTTACCATTTTTGAGAGATAGTTTACAGTGATCGTAGTTAGGATAAAAGAAATTGTatttaggattaaaaaaaagttaccaGTTTAAAATAATTGCTGTGTGTTTTCCCTCCATTGTCACTAGTTTCCAAGTGAAATTTTCTCAACATGGATAAGTTTCGGATGATGTTCCAGTTCTTACAAGCTAACCAGGAGTCTTTTATGAACGGTATATGTGGGATCATGGCCCTGGCGAGCGCACAGCTTTACTCCACCTTTGAGTTCACCTGTCCGTGTCTGCCGGAGTATAATTACGCGTACGGGATCGGCATCCTGATCGTTCCTCCATTATGGTTCTTCATGCTGGGCTACGTGCTGAATAATAACATCTCGGTGCTGACTGAGGAGTGGAAGAGACCCACAGGTCAGCGGCAGAAGGAGCCCTCAGTGCTGCGCTACATGCTGTGCTCCATGACCCAGCGCGCGCTCATCGCTCCCTCCGTGTGGATCGCCGTCACGCTCATGGACGGCAAGAGCTTCCTATGCGCCTACAGCGCCAAGATCGACCTGAGCCACTTCCTCAACCGGAGCCACGTGCTGATGCCTGATAAAGACATGGAGAGGCTGCTGGCGACAATTCCCTGCAAGAATATCTTCGAGGCGCATGATGTCATCAACAGGGAGGCAGCATCCAGGTATATTCGGGTTATGTCGCAGGTAATGTTTCTGCATCATtctgcgcgcgcgcgcgcacgcacacacacgcgcacacacacacacacacacacacacacacacacacttttcatatACACAAAGCCCAAATATTATAGTCAGGAGCAGATATTACTAATTAAAGTCTTAATTAGACCCACCCCAGATTCTGTGTAATTCTCACCtgtttttatttggtttgtATTTAATCTACTATGAAATTTTTATAAGTTGCCAAATAAAATTTTGTAACCAAATAAACCCAAATATCCTAATTTCAACATCTACAACTAAACTGAAATACATATCAGATATTTATATCTAACTAAATTCATCCAAATTTATTTGAAACTTATGTGCcaattgtttgtttatttatttacttatttatttagctaataTCTCAGCACAGTAATTCCCATACGAGGAGCTCAGCTGTGGGTATGTCAGccttaatatgaatattaaatcATACACAACCATGGTTGCTTGTCAGTGGTCTACCTGTCAGGGTGCACTTCACCCAAAATCAATCTGCTTCTTGATCTGTATTGTTTTGGAGCCTATTGACTGTAGTCTACAATGTAACTGTGGTTAAACATGTGGACTTTTACAACTTTTGAGTGGTATTACACTAACAAAACTAACCAGGAGCTACTAGACCATGCTGAATATGGCTGAATACAAAGACTGCATAAAGCATACTTAAATTTCAAAAGAGCAAACAAACTGTACTGTCTCAAAAGAAAACacctaatctctctctctctctctctctctctctctctcttacacacacacacacacacacacaaatacacacacagacacacacacacaccaaacatgtaAAGGTTCACAGGACACTCAGATGCATGCTGCCTTATATATGAATTCCCTAGTGGAGTATACTCACAGAATAAAAGAATGCTTCAAAGGTTTATAAGGATTCACTGGaaaattaagggttcttagcttccaaaaaaaagtTGTACACAGAAAAATTGAAGGGTTCACCCATAGGGGCAGCTGAAGAACCCTTACAGCtacattttctaagagtgtagagAAAATTGGGAACAGTTAGAGGAATTTGAGACAGGCTCATAAAGTACTAATTCATCATGGTGTTACTTAGGTCCTGAGAGTTAACATGTAGTTTTACTGGCACCTGGTGGTCATTTTCAATAATGTCAGCATTATTGAaatgaaaagcacaaaaaagctcaaaaataaaaacactgaaataacattaatacattaatctAGAGCAAACAAATTCTTATgttataatacataaaaatgaaaaataaacacaaaaactgGTAGGTTATGTGCACCTGCTTTCACTCACCATGGTTTACCTGACCACAAAAGAGCACATTAAGAGGACTGAGGGACatgccctgctgaaaaatcctgCTTAGTGTGACCATCTACCAGCCGCCAAACACAGGCCAAGCTGGTCAGACTAGCTAGTGTTTATAGAAaggaaacagtttctgaattCCAGATACTAATGCCACATTGTAGACAACgacttattttaaataaaatatatatttaaaaaaaataacacagcaGTGAGAAAAATCTCCAATGTTTAGTTTTTAAATCAGTTGAgtaataaggaagctggaaaTGACTTACCTgctggcaaagatggtctaccagcttATGTGTTTTGGCAACAGGTAGCTGGTCAATCCAAGGCGGATTTTTTATGGCTTGCCAGGTCAAGTTAGATACATTTTTGTtgccttaaaaaaattaaccaaatgGACCACCATTCGACAGCATTTTATTCAAGCAAACTTTATACTGATTCATGCTGCTCCATATTTATTAATGCATGTAATCATACTAATTCAGTTGCATTCAGGATGCAACATAAAGGATACCTGAGCTTGACAAGTgatgatttaaaacattttctgttttttttcctcaggccTGTGGATGGGCATTTTTGATGCTGACAACTTTTGTGGCCTTTCTGATAAGAGCAATCAGACCTTGTTTCACTCAAGCCATCTTCCTGAAAACCAAATACTGGTCCCATTACATCGATACAGAACGTAGGCTCTTCGACGAGACGTGCAAAGAACATGCCAAAAGTTTTGCCAAGGTCTGCATTCAACAATATTTTGAGAGCATCAGTGGTGAAATGGTGTTTCACAAACTGCAAGTGAAGGAAAAGGATGGAAAAGAGAAAGCCAATGATGAAGAAAAGCCCATCAGTGAAGAAGAGAAGCTCCTAGGCATCCGTGAAAGGGAGGACATGAACAGAGTTCTGTGGAACTGGCATACCTGTAAACCTGCACTTAGCATTCATAAATATGGAAAAGATGAAAACACTAATGACAATTCAAATACTTCTGTACACACTAATGGTTATCACAGGCCGAAGTCCATGAATGAATGTGCGGCGTATTATTCCAAGGTCTGACTTTAAAGAATAGATATCATTTACAAAGAATGCAGCTGATTAATGCTATGCATACACCTAAATTTCATCATAACCTTTACCTCAAtgaccaaaaggaaaccttttggcttttttttttaatttaaataaaagttacagttattgtgggaaaaaaaggcCCAGGCAGCTTGTTTGCTAATTGGGAAATGTCAACACATGTTGTGTTGGATCACTGTTAACTGATGTTCTTAATAAGCTGGAATATTTACACAGTGGCTGGTTGTAGCCTGCCACGTGTTTCTGGCGAAACAACACCCCAAAAGTAGATTACACTGATTAATCATGGGAGTTTGAAGGGAGTTTGAAGGTTGCATGAAAGAAACTTGAGGTGAATCTGTTAACTAAATCTTTACCATGAGGGGGTGCTGTTTTACAATATTGACTGGTTTAAAGTATACATACTCAAAGATG
This sequence is a window from Pangasianodon hypophthalmus isolate fPanHyp1 chromosome 3, fPanHyp1.pri, whole genome shotgun sequence. Protein-coding genes within it:
- the calhm1a gene encoding calcium homeostasis modulator protein 1, encoding MDKFRMMFQFLQANQESFMNGICGIMALASAQLYSTFEFTCPCLPEYNYAYGIGILIVPPLWFFMLGYVLNNNISVLTEEWKRPTGQRQKEPSVLRYMLCSMTQRALIAPSVWIAVTLMDGKSFLCAYSAKIDLSHFLNRSHVLMPDKDMERLLATIPCKNIFEAHDVINREAASRYIRVMSQACGWAFLMLTTFVAFLIRAIRPCFTQAIFLKTKYWSHYIDTERRLFDETCKEHAKSFAKVCIQQYFESISGEMVFHKLQVKEKDGKEKANDEEKPISEEEKLLGIREREDMNRVLWNWHTCKPALSIHKYGKDENTNDNSNTSVHTNGYHRPKSMNECAAYYSKV